A genomic window from Agrobacterium tumefaciens includes:
- the mnmA gene encoding tRNA 2-thiouridine(34) synthase MnmA: MNTLDFDKRPEDTRIVVAMSGGVDSSVVAGILKREGYDVLGITLQLYDHGAAVHRAGSCCAGQDIDDARRVCETLGIPHYVLDYEARFRETVINPFAEAYAMGETPIPCVACNQTVKFADLLATAQELGADALATGHYIRSRPNPVSGQPGRRALYRPIDSDRDQSWFLFATTQEQIDYLRFPLGGLSKAETRALAEDMGLVVAKKADSQDICFVPQGKYTDIINKLKPNAALAGDIVHLDGRVLGRHDGIVHYTIGQRRGIGVATGEPLYVVHLDARGRRVIVGPREALETRRVYLRDMNWLGDGELATDAGQGFACFAKVRSTRPPTEAILHADENGIYVDLMTGEAGVAPGQACVLYSAPGADARVYGGGFIERSERSVEAEASLKALLEKPAAA; this comes from the coding sequence GTGAATACGCTCGATTTTGACAAGAGGCCGGAAGATACCCGGATCGTTGTCGCCATGTCCGGTGGCGTCGATTCTTCAGTGGTGGCCGGTATCCTCAAGCGCGAGGGCTATGATGTCCTCGGCATTACCCTCCAGCTTTATGATCATGGTGCGGCCGTGCACCGCGCCGGCTCCTGTTGCGCGGGGCAGGATATTGACGATGCGCGCAGGGTCTGCGAAACGCTCGGAATTCCCCACTATGTGCTGGATTACGAAGCGCGGTTCCGTGAGACCGTCATCAATCCCTTTGCCGAAGCCTATGCCATGGGTGAAACGCCGATCCCCTGCGTCGCCTGCAACCAGACGGTAAAATTTGCCGATCTGCTCGCCACGGCGCAGGAACTGGGCGCCGATGCGCTGGCAACCGGCCATTATATCCGTTCGCGCCCCAATCCCGTTTCCGGCCAGCCGGGGCGGCGTGCGCTCTATCGCCCGATCGATAGCGACCGTGACCAGAGCTGGTTCCTGTTTGCCACGACGCAGGAGCAGATCGACTATCTGCGCTTTCCGCTTGGCGGCCTCTCCAAGGCCGAAACACGGGCCCTTGCGGAAGATATGGGGCTTGTCGTCGCCAAGAAGGCCGATAGCCAGGACATCTGTTTTGTGCCGCAGGGCAAATATACCGATATCATCAACAAGCTGAAGCCGAATGCGGCATTGGCCGGTGATATCGTTCATCTGGACGGTCGCGTGCTCGGCCGCCACGATGGTATCGTGCATTATACCATCGGCCAGCGCCGGGGCATCGGTGTCGCGACCGGAGAGCCGCTCTATGTCGTGCATCTCGATGCTCGGGGCCGCCGGGTCATCGTCGGACCGCGTGAGGCGCTGGAAACCCGACGGGTATATCTGCGTGACATGAACTGGCTTGGCGATGGTGAGCTTGCAACGGATGCCGGGCAGGGCTTCGCCTGTTTCGCCAAGGTGCGGTCCACGCGCCCGCCGACGGAAGCGATCCTGCATGCCGATGAAAACGGTATCTATGTGGATCTGATGACCGGCGAGGCCGGCGTCGCCCCCGGTCAGGCCTGCGTGCTCTATTCCGCACCGGGCGCCGATGCCCGCGTTTATGGCGGCGGCTTCATCGAACGTTCGGAACGCTCGGTGGAAGCCGAGGCTTCGCTGAAGGCGCTTCTGGAAAAGCCGGCTGCCGCCTGA
- a CDS encoding prolyl-tRNA synthetase associated domain-containing protein yields MVENSPKTATDLFAFLDGLGIAHTTKAHEPVYTVAESQSLRDLIPGGHTKNLFVKDKKDQYFVLTVEENAVVDLKSVHKTIGAASRVSFGRPEKMLEYLGVVPGSVTVFGAINDAGGQVTFVLDSALLENELINGHPLSNDQTTTIGNSDLIRFLEATGHTPLVLKVSE; encoded by the coding sequence ATGGTGGAAAATTCTCCGAAGACGGCAACGGATTTGTTCGCGTTTCTGGACGGGCTCGGCATTGCGCATACGACGAAGGCGCATGAGCCGGTCTACACCGTTGCCGAGTCCCAGTCCCTGCGTGATCTCATCCCGGGCGGTCATACGAAGAACCTTTTTGTAAAAGACAAAAAGGATCAGTATTTCGTTCTGACCGTCGAGGAAAATGCGGTCGTCGACCTGAAGAGCGTCCACAAGACGATTGGTGCTGCAAGCCGGGTGTCCTTTGGCAGACCGGAAAAAATGCTGGAATATCTGGGCGTCGTGCCGGGTTCCGTCACGGTTTTCGGCGCCATCAACGATGCCGGCGGGCAGGTTACCTTCGTGCTCGACAGCGCGCTCCTCGAAAACGAGCTGATCAATGGCCATCCGCTTTCCAACGACCAGACGACGACGATCGGAAACAGCGACCTCATTCGTTTTCTGGAGGCGACGGGTCATACGCCGCTTGTCTTGAAAGTCAGCGAGTGA
- the OpgC gene encoding succinyl transferase OpgC — translation MKRFDLIDGMRGYFLVFMLINHLVFAGGFWLVEINHRQFAFVEDAQGFVFLSGLLIGMVYARKMMKYGYDAGKQMIWNRAMELYRYAMGLVIAVLFFRMVIPHAPYIWYNWLGMTTFDDPLRLAAIATFLFQPTFMDILPQYIVYMLFAPVLVKLCLDGKWAYVMAGSLLVWMAGQLGLQQIVTTPLNELVKGADEQGIRVSFNLLGWQLVFYSALVMGAMTAQNRIPWKAIFSPQHTWLPKAALLICLFFLPLRIATAWGLMPEFMMGKFSTMEIRADFGPVYLINFLAVGVGLTWLVIAGPKHHRPLVRSIAEGVIWVLSLKFLQLLGRHSLQVYVWHVAIVYGVYYLDGRTAELSQVSKTLIAFTAIGLLALPALWRERDKWIGSSGQKTAGA, via the coding sequence ATGAAACGCTTTGACCTGATCGACGGGATGCGTGGTTATTTCCTCGTCTTCATGCTGATCAACCATTTGGTGTTTGCCGGCGGATTCTGGCTCGTGGAAATCAACCACCGTCAGTTTGCCTTCGTGGAAGACGCGCAGGGCTTCGTGTTTCTGTCCGGTCTGCTGATCGGCATGGTCTATGCCCGCAAGATGATGAAGTACGGCTATGACGCCGGTAAACAGATGATCTGGAACCGGGCGATGGAGCTTTATCGCTACGCCATGGGTCTGGTCATCGCCGTGCTGTTCTTCCGCATGGTCATCCCGCATGCGCCTTATATCTGGTATAACTGGCTTGGCATGACGACATTCGACGATCCGCTGCGTCTGGCGGCGATTGCGACATTCCTCTTCCAGCCGACCTTCATGGATATCCTGCCGCAATACATCGTCTACATGCTGTTTGCGCCGGTGCTGGTGAAGCTCTGCCTCGACGGCAAGTGGGCCTATGTGATGGCCGGCTCCCTGCTGGTCTGGATGGCCGGTCAGCTCGGTCTTCAGCAGATCGTGACAACGCCGCTCAACGAACTCGTCAAGGGTGCGGATGAGCAGGGCATCCGCGTCAGCTTCAACCTGCTCGGCTGGCAGCTGGTATTCTATTCGGCGCTGGTGATGGGCGCGATGACGGCGCAGAACCGCATTCCGTGGAAGGCGATCTTCTCGCCGCAGCACACATGGCTGCCTAAGGCTGCACTTCTGATCTGCCTGTTCTTCCTGCCGCTGCGCATCGCCACCGCCTGGGGACTGATGCCGGAATTCATGATGGGCAAATTCTCCACCATGGAAATCCGTGCCGATTTCGGTCCGGTCTATCTCATCAACTTCCTTGCCGTGGGTGTCGGCCTGACATGGCTGGTAATCGCTGGCCCGAAACACCATCGTCCGCTTGTGCGCTCCATTGCCGAGGGCGTGATCTGGGTGCTGTCTCTGAAGTTCCTGCAATTGCTCGGCCGCCATTCGCTGCAGGTCTATGTCTGGCACGTGGCCATCGTCTATGGCGTCTATTATCTGGATGGCCGCACGGCGGAACTGTCGCAGGTCAGCAAGACGCTGATCGCCTTCACGGCCATAGGCTTGCTGGCCTTGCCGGCCCTGTGGAGGGAACGCGACAAGTGGATCGGCAGCAGCGGCCAGAAGACCGCTGGCGCTTAA
- the trxA gene encoding thioredoxin has product MSGTNNPYGSSYGGQMSGSAQYSGDLNGASSGHIKDTTTAAFSKDVLEESRQQPVLVDFWAPWCGPCKQLTPVLEKVVNEANGRVKLVKLNIDDHPSIPGQLGIQSIPAIVAFLDGRPVDGFMGAVPESQIKQFIDKIAGPDAGDPKAEIEAALAEAKQLLADGDFNGAAQLFGAVMQADPENPAAIAGIAECMVAAGQYERASELLSSLPAELAEDAGIQLVSKKIAQYEEARKIGDPVALERDIEINPDHFEARVKLAKVLNAQGRRDEAADHLLYVMRKDRTFDDDGARRQLLEFFEAWGFKDPATVAGRRKLSAILFS; this is encoded by the coding sequence ATGAGCGGCACGAACAATCCTTACGGCAGTTCCTATGGCGGGCAGATGTCCGGCAGCGCGCAATATAGCGGGGATCTGAACGGTGCATCCTCCGGCCATATCAAGGATACGACGACGGCCGCCTTCTCCAAGGATGTTCTCGAGGAATCGCGCCAACAGCCGGTTCTGGTGGATTTCTGGGCGCCATGGTGCGGTCCTTGCAAGCAGCTCACGCCGGTACTCGAAAAGGTCGTCAACGAGGCCAATGGCCGCGTGAAGCTCGTGAAGCTGAATATCGATGATCACCCATCCATTCCGGGCCAGCTCGGCATCCAGTCCATTCCAGCCATTGTTGCTTTCCTAGATGGCAGGCCTGTCGACGGCTTTATGGGGGCCGTGCCGGAAAGCCAGATCAAGCAATTCATCGACAAGATCGCCGGACCCGATGCGGGTGATCCGAAAGCGGAGATCGAAGCCGCTCTGGCCGAAGCGAAACAGCTTCTGGCGGATGGCGATTTTAACGGCGCGGCGCAGTTGTTTGGCGCCGTCATGCAGGCTGATCCGGAAAATCCGGCCGCGATTGCCGGTATCGCCGAATGCATGGTTGCTGCCGGTCAATATGAGCGGGCAAGCGAACTCCTCTCTTCTCTGCCGGCAGAGTTGGCCGAGGATGCGGGCATCCAGCTCGTCTCGAAAAAGATCGCGCAATATGAAGAAGCCCGCAAGATTGGCGACCCGGTGGCGCTGGAACGCGATATTGAGATCAATCCCGACCATTTCGAGGCGCGAGTGAAGCTCGCCAAGGTCCTGAACGCCCAGGGGCGACGCGACGAGGCGGCGGATCATCTGCTTTATGTCATGCGCAAGGACCGGACCTTCGACGATGACGGTGCGCGCCGCCAGCTTCTGGAGTTTTTCGAGGCCTGGGGCTTCAAGGACCCGGCAACAGTCGCCGGTCGCAGGAAGCTTTCGGCTATACTGTTTTCGTAA